The sequence GGTGGTCTGTGGGGACGAGCGAAGAGGTGAGTCACGGGCGCAGGCTCGTAGGGGAGTTGATGCGCATTCACCGGGTGCAGGCGAGGTTCACGCAGAAGACGGCGTCGGAGAGCCTGCTCGTCTCGGAATCGCTGCTGGGCGCGGTGGAACGCGCGGAGCGCATCCCGTCGCTGGACCTGCTGACGGACGCCGAGGTCCTGTACCGGGCGAACGGGGCGCTGAAGGCGTGCTGCGATCTGGTGGACGAGGAGAAGTACGCGCCGAAGTTCCTGGACTGGGCCAAGTTGGAGCGCACGGCTCGGGTGATCAGCGGGTACGAGACGATGCTGATCCCCGGTCTGCTCCAGACGGAGGCGTACGCGCTCGCGCTGTACCGCGCCCGTGTTCCGGCGTACTCGGAGGCCGAGATCATCCAGCACGTAGCGGCGCGGCTGGAACGGCAGACGGTACTGGACCGTACGCCGCCGCCGCGGGTTGGGTTCGTCATCGAGGAATCGGTGCTCGACCGAACGCTGGGTGGGCCAGAGGTGCTCAAGGAACAACTGCTGCACCTGCTCGACTGCATTGAGCGCTACAACCACCTGACGGTGCAGGTGATGCCGTCCGCGCAGCACACGCACGCGGGGTTGAACGGCCCGATGCAGCTGATGAC comes from Streptomyces sp. Mut1 and encodes:
- a CDS encoding DUF5753 domain-containing protein: MRIHRVQARFTQKTASESLLVSESLLGAVERAERIPSLDLLTDAEVLYRANGALKACCDLVDEEKYAPKFLDWAKLERTARVISGYETMLIPGLLQTEAYALALYRARVPAYSEAEIIQHVAARLERQTVLDRTPPPRVGFVIEESVLDRTLGGPEVLKEQLLHLLDCIERYNHLTVQVMPSAQHTHAGLNGPMQLMTTAEGRALLFAEAQGGGRLFSKPEQVGDMLDLFGILRAQALNPWKSVEVIETKVRQL